A region of Eschrichtius robustus isolate mEscRob2 chromosome 19, mEscRob2.pri, whole genome shotgun sequence DNA encodes the following proteins:
- the LYPD4 gene encoding ly6/PLAUR domain-containing protein 4 isoform X2: MGPQHLSPVQLLCLLGAISTLPRMSCGAGRLGTSAGTKRGIVGFKGCSPASSYPPQVSYLVSPPGLSIASYSRVCRTYLCNNLTNMDHFVKLKAKAPKTVASSSHSCPTCVGEHSKDCLPSFVTTEACPDNATECYSSTLKFQAGSLNTTFLLMGCAREYTDILAHFHHIGSIRVTEVINILEKAQFAGAEPSSGRPARGILLGLLFAFRD, from the exons ATGGGACCTCAGCATTTGAGCCCTGTGCAGCTGCTCTGTCTCCTAGGGGCCATTTCTACTCTGCCTCGTATGTCCTGTGGGGCTGGACGCTTAGGGAC CTCCGCAGGGACCAAAAGGGGAATTGTGGGTTTTAAAGGCTGCAGCCCAGCTTCATCTTACCCCCCGCAAGTCTCCTACCTCGTTTCACCGCCCGGATTGTCCATTGCCTCCTATAGCCGCGTCTGCCGGACATACCTCTGCAATAACCTCACCAACATGGATCATTTTGTGAAACTCAAGGCCAAGGCTCCTAAGACTGTAGCATCTTCTTCCCATAGTTGCCCAACCTGTGTGGGCGAGCACTCTAAGGACTGCCTCCCAAGTTTTGTCACCACCGAGGCTTGCCCCGACAATGCCACTGAGTGTTACAGTTCCACCTTAAAATTTCAGGCAG GGTCTCTCAATACCACCTTCCTCCTCATGGGCTGTGCTCGTGAATACACCGATATTTTAGCCCACTTTCACCATATTGGCAGCATCAGAGTGACTGAGGTCATCAACATCTTAGAGAAGGCCCAGTTTGCTGGTGCAGAGCCCTCTAGTGGGAGACCTGCTCGGGGCATCCTCTTAGGCCTCCTGTTTGCCTTCAGGGACTGA
- the LYPD4 gene encoding ly6/PLAUR domain-containing protein 4 isoform X1 → MGPQHLSPVQLLCLLGAISTLPRAGALLCYEATSSLFRAVGLHNWQWLLMRSMVCKLNEGCEETLVFIETGTKRGIVGFKGCSPASSYPPQVSYLVSPPGLSIASYSRVCRTYLCNNLTNMDHFVKLKAKAPKTVASSSHSCPTCVGEHSKDCLPSFVTTEACPDNATECYSSTLKFQAGSLNTTFLLMGCAREYTDILAHFHHIGSIRVTEVINILEKAQFAGAEPSSGRPARGILLGLLFAFRD, encoded by the exons ATGGGACCTCAGCATTTGAGCCCTGTGCAGCTGCTCTGTCTCCTAGGGGCCATTTCTACTCTGCCTC GGGCTGGAGCTCTTTTGTGTTACGAAGCAACATCTTCACTCTTCAGAGCTGTTGGTCTCCATAACTGGCAGTGGCTTCTGATGAGGAGCATGGTGTGTAAACTGAATGAGGGCTGTGAGGAGACGCTGGTGTTCATCGAGACAG GGACCAAAAGGGGAATTGTGGGTTTTAAAGGCTGCAGCCCAGCTTCATCTTACCCCCCGCAAGTCTCCTACCTCGTTTCACCGCCCGGATTGTCCATTGCCTCCTATAGCCGCGTCTGCCGGACATACCTCTGCAATAACCTCACCAACATGGATCATTTTGTGAAACTCAAGGCCAAGGCTCCTAAGACTGTAGCATCTTCTTCCCATAGTTGCCCAACCTGTGTGGGCGAGCACTCTAAGGACTGCCTCCCAAGTTTTGTCACCACCGAGGCTTGCCCCGACAATGCCACTGAGTGTTACAGTTCCACCTTAAAATTTCAGGCAG GGTCTCTCAATACCACCTTCCTCCTCATGGGCTGTGCTCGTGAATACACCGATATTTTAGCCCACTTTCACCATATTGGCAGCATCAGAGTGACTGAGGTCATCAACATCTTAGAGAAGGCCCAGTTTGCTGGTGCAGAGCCCTCTAGTGGGAGACCTGCTCGGGGCATCCTCTTAGGCCTCCTGTTTGCCTTCAGGGACTGA